GATGCCCAAGGTGCGCGACTGGATGAAACTGAAGCAGCGGGAATGTTTGCGGCTCGGGAATTTGGTGATGGAGGGGCGAGACATTGGCAGCAATGTTTTCCCGGAGACCGAGTTCAAATTTTACCTCGATGCTACGCTGTCCGAACGGACCCGGCGGCGGGAAGCGGACGGGGTTCGGGAGGATCTGGCCTTGCGCGATCGGAGGGACAGTTCGAGGGCTGCCGCGCCGCTGATGATCCCGCTGGGGGCGGTGGTGATCAATACGTCGGGCATGACCCCCAACGATTCGAGCGCCCAGATCATCGAGTCCGTGCGGCGGCGGTTGGACGGTGCCGCGGGGCGATGAACCCGATCTACGCGGTCACCGCCTGCGTCTGCCGGATCCTTTTCCGGTTATGGTTCCGCTGGCGGGTGATCCACCCCGAGCGTGTGCCGCGGGAGGGTCCGGTCATCCTCGCTTCGAATCACGCCAGCTTTCTCGATCCGCCGCTGATTGGGTCGCCCTTGCCGCGCATGGTGAATTATCTGGCGCGGGAATCCTTGTTTCGAGTGCCTGGCATTGGCGCCTATTTGAAGGCTCTGCACGCGGTGCCCGTGGATCGGGATGGAGGCGGGGGCACGGGATTGAAGGCCATTCTCGACCGGTTGCGGGGCGGTGGCGCGATTCTGCTTTTCCCGGAAGGCACTCGAACCTCGGATGGTTCGTTGCTGCCGGCCAAAGCCGGCATCGGGCTGACTGTGATCAAGTCAGACGCTCCGGTGGTGCCGGTGCGCGTGTTTGGAACGTTTGAAGCGTACGGACGGAGCCATCGCTGGCCGCGCCCGCGTCCGATCGCGGTCAAATACGGGCGTCCGCTGGATTTTTCGAAATGGCGGGAGGAAGCCAAGTCTTGCTCGAAGCCGAGGCTCAAGCAGGTTTATCAGGAAGTCGCCGACGCTTTGATGTTGGAAATCGGCCGGCTGGAGGCGCAGTGGGACGACTCGAAGTGAGCTTCGGGCATGCTCGATGCAGCCGGCATGCGCGACGAAACCCGGTCCAAGGCGAAACATTACACCAACTGCTTCAGCAGGACTTTGGATTTTCGTCCGCTTTGATCGTACTTTTCCCGGCGGGCGGGCGGCAGGTCATCCGGCGTGCCTTCGATGAAGCCGCCTTTGGATTGGAAATAATTAAAGGCCTGCGTGGACAAGGTGAGCAGCGTGTTCAGGTTCAACTCTCTCGCCCGGCTTTCCACGAATTGGAGCATTTTCCGGCCGATGCCTTGATTTTCGTGCGAAGGGTTGACGTAGAGGCAGGCGAGTTCCCCCGCGCCGTGTTCGGGATAGACGTGCAAGGCGACGCAAGCCACTGGATTCTTGTCGATCTCGAACAGATAGTAGTCGTTGATCTGCCGCTCGATTGCCGGGCGTGTCCGCTTGACCAGTTCGTGCGATTCCACGGATTTCTTGGTGAGCGCGAGGATGACGCGCACGTCTTTTTTCATAGCGCGGCGGATTTGCTGGTACTCGTTCGCATAGACCAGCGTCCCGATGCCTTGGTTAGAGAATACTTCCGCCAGGAGTCCCTCATCGACGCGGCCGCTGAGCAGGTGCACGCGTGGGACGTCGGCGCGGCAGGCGGCGGCGGCATGCTCCGCCTTCGAGATCATGGAAGGCAGAAAGTCGTCGCGCTGCTTCGTCAAGGAGGCTTGCAAATCCGAGACTGGGACTTGCCGGATCAACTGGCCTTGACGGGTCAGGCCCTCTTCCTCGGTGATGAAGATCAGTTTCGCGGCCTTGAGAGATTCGGCGAGGGCGAGGGCGACGCCGTCTGAATTGACCCGGTAAGTGCGTCCGTCCCCGTCGAAGCCGAGCGGGGGAACGACGGGAACCACGCCTTGGGAGAGGAGCGTCTGGAGGAGTTCGACGTCCACCCGCTCGACCTTGCCGGTGTGGAGGTGGTCCACGCCGTTCAGGATGCCCATGGGGTGGGCGATGATGGCATTGGTGCAGGCGGCGCGCAGGTCGTTGGCGGCGAGGCCTTCGAGGATTTCGTGGGTGAGGCGGTTGGCGGCGGTGAGGGCGAGTTTGAGCGTGTCGGCATCGGTAATGCCGGTGCCGTCCAAGTTCGAAGGTGTGGCGTGGAGTTCCTCGGCGAGCGTCCGGATTTGGGCCGAAGCGCCATGCACGAGCACGACCCGGATGTTGAGCGAGCGCAGGACGGCGACGTCGAGCAGGAGATTGGCGAAGTTTTCGTCCGTGACGATGGCGCCATCGAGGCTGATGACGAAGGTTTTATCCCGAAAACGCGGAATGTACTGGAGGATGCCCCGGAGGTCGGTTGGTTTCACGTGATTGGCTGCGGTCGCCGCCGGAGCGGACTCCGGTTTGCGAACGAGTTGAGAACTAGATTCTTCCGTGGCGCTTTCAATCAAAAATTTGCATTTTATATTTCCTCGTTTGCGCTTTGGATGAGGGGAGCATGACGATCATTCTCACGCTTGTGGGGCCGGACCGCACCGGCATTGTGGAAGAGGTTTCTCATCTGCTGGTCATGCATGGCGGCAATTGGCTGGAGAGCCGGTTTTGCCGTTTGGGCGGCCATTTTGCCGGGATTTTGCGCGCGGACATTCCCCTGGAGAATCGCGATGCGCTTCACCGCGCTTTTGACTCGATGCGAGGCGGCGGATTCGAGATTCAGCTTCGTGAAGGGAGCGTTCTTCTGGCCGCGCAAGCGATGCATTTCG
The nucleotide sequence above comes from Verrucomicrobiota bacterium. Encoded proteins:
- a CDS encoding 1-acyl-sn-glycerol-3-phosphate acyltransferase yields the protein MNPIYAVTACVCRILFRLWFRWRVIHPERVPREGPVILASNHASFLDPPLIGSPLPRMVNYLARESLFRVPGIGAYLKALHAVPVDRDGGGGTGLKAILDRLRGGGAILLFPEGTRTSDGSLLPAKAGIGLTVIKSDAPVVPVRVFGTFEAYGRSHRWPRPRPIAVKYGRPLDFSKWREEAKSCSKPRLKQVYQEVADALMLEIGRLEAQWDDSK
- a CDS encoding amino-acid N-acetyltransferase, with the protein product MKPTDLRGILQYIPRFRDKTFVISLDGAIVTDENFANLLLDVAVLRSLNIRVVLVHGASAQIRTLAEELHATPSNLDGTGITDADTLKLALTAANRLTHEILEGLAANDLRAACTNAIIAHPMGILNGVDHLHTGKVERVDVELLQTLLSQGVVPVVPPLGFDGDGRTYRVNSDGVALALAESLKAAKLIFITEEEGLTRQGQLIRQVPVSDLQASLTKQRDDFLPSMISKAEHAAAACRADVPRVHLLSGRVDEGLLAEVFSNQGIGTLVYANEYQQIRRAMKKDVRVILALTKKSVESHELVKRTRPAIERQINDYYLFEIDKNPVACVALHVYPEHGAGELACLYVNPSHENQGIGRKMLQFVESRARELNLNTLLTLSTQAFNYFQSKGGFIEGTPDDLPPARREKYDQSGRKSKVLLKQLV
- a CDS encoding glycine cleavage system protein R, encoding MTIILTLVGPDRTGIVEEVSHLLVMHGGNWLESRFCRLGGHFAGILRADIPLENRDALHRAFDSMRGGGFEIQLREGSVLLAAQAMHFAHLEVVGGDRPGIVRQISQILARLAVNVEDFESGCESAAMSGHSLFSARATLALPPQVSVETLRSALEGIADDLMVTVRPGAKEQGPG